The stretch of DNA TGGTGTTAACCAAGCCGAGTTCCTTGTAAGAAACTGCCATTTGTTTTACCTCTTGATTCTTTGGCGACTGCCGCCGCCGGTTAAAAGTTACGGGCGTAAAACTAGTAATTTTACGCCCGCTTGTTAATGGTGCTTTAAGCTAAAATATGCGTTTTTAGGCTTATTTTGCTTCCTGCTGCAGGGCCTTGTCCTGGATCACCAGATCCACGCGACGGTTCTTCTGACGACCTTCCTTGGTGGAGTTGTCTGCGATCGGCATGGTCATTCCAAGTCCCTTGGCGGTTAGGCGGTTTTCGTCGATGCCTTGTTCAACAAGGAATGCCTTCACGTTGTCGGCACGCTGCTGAGAAAGCTTCATGTTGTGTTCTTCGGAACCGGTGTTGTCGGTGTTACCTTCGATGGACACGTTGAACTGCTGGTACACGGAAAGAATACCGGCCACCTTGGCAAGGCTCGTCTTGAGGTCTGCCTTGAGGCTTGCCTTGTTCACGCCGAACAGAATGTCGGACATGGAAAGGATAATGCCGCGGGCGTCCTTGGTCACCTGGATCATCTTGGACTGGAGCTCGTTCAGCTTGTTCATTGCTTCCTGCTGGCGAGCTTCGGCCTTGGCGCGTTCTTCGGCCAGTTTCTTTTCGAGGTCGGCTTCACGCTGGCTTGCGGCCATCAATGCGGCTTCCTTTTCGGCGGCTTCGGCCTGGAACTTTTCCTGGTTCTGCTGCATTTCTGCCTGCAGGCGTGCATTCTGGTCCATCATCATGCCGCTGCGGGTCTGGTTGATTTTTTTCTGGGTTTCTTCCACCGAACGGGCCGTGGCGGCGCGCTTCTGCCAATTATCGGCAGTCTGGTTGCGGACTTTCTGCGTTTCTGCCTGGGTAGCGATCAGCTTGGCGTAGGTGTCGCACTTGGCTGCGAGTCCGGCAATCTGCTCGGATTCCGGATCGTCCTTGTAGGCGGCTTCAAGTTCGGCGAGGTTGCTCTTGGCCTCAGCCAGAGTCATTTTGGCAGAGAGAGCGTTTGCCGAAATATTCTTTGCGGCGTTGTCTATAGCTGCGCTGCAGGTTTCGACGGGACTAGCCTGTTCGGCTTCATTTTCGGCGGCAAAGCACATGGACACGGCAAATGCGGTTGTCAGCAACAAATTTCTAGTCTTCATTAGTTTGCACCTCCGTTCTTGGTCTCGTTGTCAAGAACTTTCTGATAACTCTTCTGACGTTCTATGTCGTCCTTAAGTTCCTTCTCGACTTTGTCGTTTTCCTTTTTAGCAGCGTCAAGTTCTGCCGTTGCAATGGCGAGCTTGTATTCGAGGTCGCTCTGTTCGGCAAGTGCGATAGCCTGTTCGTCTTCGCCATCTGCCTGGAGTGCCTTGGCGGAATCGAGCTTTGCGTTAGCCGATTCGATCTGGGTCGGATTAATCTTGAGTTCTTCGGCGAGGGACTTGGAATTGTCTGCTTGCCCAATAGCCTTGTTGGCGTTTACGCCGCCTGCGCAACCGGAAAGAGCTGCGAGAGCCAGTGTGGCAAGACCCGCAACGAGAATTCTGGATTTCATTCAAATCTCCTTTTAGGGGTTAAAAGTCGGGATTTAATATACAAAAAAAAAGAACTTGAAGCTTTGTGCTTAGTGCTTAGAACAGTCACGAATGTGTCATCCTGAGCGTGGTTTGTTTCGACAATGCTCAGCACTGGCTTAAGCTCACGCTTCGCAAGCTTGCTAACCTTATTAAGGTCCTTGAGTGGTACACTGAGCCTGCCGAAGTGCAAGCGAAGCGTCTATCTTCTGTCAACTAAAATTTTACTTGATTTACAACAACTTTGTATATAAATTTATACAGGCGTTTGGATTGGAGGCTTAATGAAGTTTTGTGGTCTAATAAACCCGTTATTTTTATGGTGCTGTGTGCTGGCCTGTTTTGCAGGTAATGCTTTTGCAGCTATAGAGTATACGCTGCACAAGTCTGCAAATCCAACAGAGGACGAACTGGATGCCTACCGGCGCATTACGACGGTGATGGATTCTGCGGTCAAGCTCTACAACACCTACTCGAATCTTTCCAAATTCATTAACGTGTATTATGCTCCTGGCGTGCCTACGGCCGAAGCGAGTAGTAATGGTGACTTGCGCTTTGGCGAAAACCGCAGCTACATGGTGGTGCCGACCGCCATGCACGAGATGGGCCATACGATGGGAATCGGGACCACATCGGAATACGCGGCAACATGCGTGGACGGAGTCTTCAGGAACGACAAGGTTCAGGCAAAACTCCGTGAACTGGATAACGACCCGACCAAGGAACTCCATTGCGACCGTCAGCATATCTGGCCCTACGGCCTGAACCAGGCAAGCGAAGCCAAGTCCGAGCAGGACCTGATCAACCATGTAATTCTTGTGGAAACCATTTACCAGCAGCTGTTCAAGGTTGCGTTCTACGCGCAGGGGAGAATCAAGTCACTCGGCGATACCAAGAATTGTATGGGTATTACTTCGTCCAACGCTTTGGAATTGATGGATTGTGCGGATTCGGCCAGCTTCGTGAAGATATTTTCTGTAGGCGACAATCCGGTTACGTACTATATCCAGCTAGGGTCACGGGTTGTCGATATTCCGAATGAATCGACTGCTGCGGGTGTGCAGGCCTCGACCTACGGATACAACGGCGGGGCGCATCAAAGGTACGTGTTTGAAGGTGCGGACGTGAATACTCCGAATGCGCTGTTCCTAAAGAATTATAAAAGCGGACATTACCTGCAGGCGGTCGGGACGACGGTTGTGCAGAATCCAAAGGGCTCCGGCGACGAATTTATCTGGCAGCTGATAGAAGACACGAAGGATTCTTCGGTAACTAAAGATTCTTCGGACATAAAGGATTCCTCTAAAACGAGCATTCCGTTGGTCCGTAAGGTGGAACCGCCGACCTTGATTAAGAAGGCTCGGTTCGATGCCATGGGTAGAATGTTTACTCCGGCCCGTAGGACTCCGCGCAATATTCGCCTGTATTAAAAGGAGACCCCGGATCAGGTCTGGGGTGATAAATAAAAAACGAAAAAGACCTTCAAGATGAAGGTGAGTATTTAGTTTACTTCACTTTGTTCAGTAAACTAAAACGCCTCTCTATTGAGAGGCGTTTTTCGCGGGATAGACGAGGCTTGAACTCGCAACCTCCGGCGTGACAGGCCGGTGCTCTAACCAAAATTGAGCTACCACCCCAAATCGTTTCCGATTTTCGGTAGTGGGCGATAACGGATTCGAACCGCTGACATTCTGCTTGTAAGGCAGACGCTCTGAACCAACTGAGCTAATCGCCCGAAATTTTACTTGTCCTGGCCCTTACCCTTCCAGAGGATTCCCACAGGAATAACGACCAGATAGGCGATGACCAAAATAAGCGGTGCAACCGTGAGAGAAACCGGATTGTCGGCAGGGCCAGTGGCGAGGCAGATAAAACCGATCACGAGGAGCAACACACCGAGAGCAATCAGAATGATATTCTTTTTATCCATCAGTTAGTCCTCAACTCAAGATTACGAAGCCAAATATACAAAGTTTTATGTTCTTGTCAACTAAATTTGTCAAAATTAGGTGAAAAAATATAAAAAAGGTCTTTGATTACTTTTGCCCCGGATACTTGACTCGAGTATGGTAGGTTCCATCGAGGCTGTCCAGGAATGCCTGTTCAAGCTTGAAAAGTTCCTTGATCGACAGGTTACATTCGTTGAACTGGCCTTCGGTAAAACGGCTCTCGATCGTCTTGTGAATCATTGCGGCAAGCGACTCGGGGCTCGTGTCCGCCATGGAGCGGCTTGTCGCTTCGATGATATCTGCGAGCATGAGAATGGCTGTTTCCTTGCTTTGGGGCTTGGGGCCCTTGTAGCTGTAATCCTCTATCTTGACATCTTCTCCTGTTTCCTTTGCTTTTTCGAGGGCCTTGTGGTAGAAGTACTGGATTACAGACGAACCGTGGTGTTCGCGGATACCGGCGGCCACAAGGTTCGGAATGTTGTATTCCTTGGCAAGTTCTGTCCCTTGTTCAACGTGACCGGTAATGATCTTTACGGATTGAGAAGGATCGATGTTGTTGTGCGGGTTGATTCCTTGCTTTTGGTTTTCGGTAAAGTATTCGGGGCGCATGGTCTTGCCGATATCGTGGTAGAGTGCCATTACGCGAACCAGAAGCGAATTGGCGCCGATACTTTCGGCAACGTGTTCGGCGAGGTTCGAAACCTGAATGCTGTGGTGGAATGTTCCGGGGGCGTATTCAGAGATACGCTTGAGTGCCGGACGGTTGAAGTCGGACATTTCCATGAGCGTAAGTACAGTGGTGATGCCAAAGATTCGTTCCATCAAATGAATCAGGGCTACCGAAGTCAAGGCATAGCAGAGTACGATGTTCGCGCTTGCGGCGATCAGGTTCTGGTAGAAGGCTTCCAGTGAAAGTCTGTTGCGCAAAAGGAACATGATGCTGATGGCGGCTGCCATTGCGATGATACCGACAATGATTCCCCATACGAACTGGACGCGGTAACGCATACGGGCGATAGGAGTCGTTGCGACAATGGTCACTGCAATGGCGCAAATCAGGGCGGCGAGGTCGTAGCCGTTTAAGATGCCAAAAATCATCGCGGAAAATACGGAAAATGCGATTCCGATGCGGCGGTCGTAAAGTACGGTTGCCGTAATGGGGGCGAAGGCGAAGGGGTAAATCCACATAAAGTCGAGGTTTTCGGGAATAATCGAAATATCGATGCTGTTAAAGCTTCCCGAGAGGTGACGGATTCCCCAGAATGCGGCTAGCTGTAATAGGGCAAGGGCGATAAGGCTCCACAGCTGGCGTGCGCTCTTGAACATGCCTCTCGAAGGGGAATTGTAGAGGAACAGGAAAAAGAACGTAACGATTAACGCAAAGATGAGGGCGTTTCCGTAGATAGCGGTAAACGTCTTGGAGTTTTCTTCCTTTTGCTGGGCACGTTGTAGGGCGTCGATTTTTTCAAGGATTTCCTTTGTAATCGGGGCGCCCTGCGAAACGATTTCCATTCCACGGGGGACCATGCCCTTGATGAGTGTCACCTTGTTGCGCGCTTCTTCGCGGCTTGCGATCGTTTCTTTTTCGAGGTAGAAAACGTTTGGCATCATGAATACGAACAACGTTTCATAGAATGCGCTCAACAGTCCCTGTTCGTTCGGGAAACTCATTTGTAACTGTGCGAAGGCTTCGTCAATGCGACGGCGGAGAGGCTGGATATTTGCGGCTTCGACGGTTGTCTTTTCATTGTCCTTGATAAGCGTGATGTTTGGCTTGGTGTAGACAATGTACTTGAAATCTTGCAGATTGTAGTTGTCGCGGTAGAGCTGGGCCGCCGTCTCGGTACTTGCAATGAATGTGTTCGAAACGCCCGCCTGGAGCATTCGGTTGAAAACGGCCATCAGGGAATCCCTGGCCTTCGCGTTTTGGCTCAAGGGCTTAATGGCCGAGGTCGAGATGCGCTGCTTCAGGACTTCGTAAATGCGCGATGCCTGCACCACCTTGGACTGCAGCGTGG from uncultured Fibrobacter sp. encodes:
- a CDS encoding OmpA family protein, whose translation is MKTRNLLLTTAFAVSMCFAAENEAEQASPVETCSAAIDNAAKNISANALSAKMTLAEAKSNLAELEAAYKDDPESEQIAGLAAKCDTYAKLIATQAETQKVRNQTADNWQKRAATARSVEETQKKINQTRSGMMMDQNARLQAEMQQNQEKFQAEAAEKEAALMAASQREADLEKKLAEERAKAEARQQEAMNKLNELQSKMIQVTKDARGIILSMSDILFGVNKASLKADLKTSLAKVAGILSVYQQFNVSIEGNTDNTGSEEHNMKLSQQRADNVKAFLVEQGIDENRLTAKGLGMTMPIADNSTKEGRQKNRRVDLVIQDKALQQEAK
- a CDS encoding HDIG domain-containing metalloprotein, which produces MKKKQMRIHFVIGWVLVAAAAIFLFPDKNIALQSERPHLGQVSTRTIVAPINFEVPKSEQEIEAEKTRAADKVNAIFGYNSDETNRVSEDLKLFLHKLAQYGSLQSQINQLTASSESDSTLQSKVVQASRIYEVLKQRISTSAIKPLSQNAKARDSLMAVFNRMLQAGVSNTFIASTETAAQLYRDNYNLQDFKYIVYTKPNITLIKDNEKTTVEAANIQPLRRRIDEAFAQLQMSFPNEQGLLSAFYETLFVFMMPNVFYLEKETIASREEARNKVTLIKGMVPRGMEIVSQGAPITKEILEKIDALQRAQQKEENSKTFTAIYGNALIFALIVTFFFLFLYNSPSRGMFKSARQLWSLIALALLQLAAFWGIRHLSGSFNSIDISIIPENLDFMWIYPFAFAPITATVLYDRRIGIAFSVFSAMIFGILNGYDLAALICAIAVTIVATTPIARMRYRVQFVWGIIVGIIAMAAAISIMFLLRNRLSLEAFYQNLIAASANIVLCYALTSVALIHLMERIFGITTVLTLMEMSDFNRPALKRISEYAPGTFHHSIQVSNLAEHVAESIGANSLLVRVMALYHDIGKTMRPEYFTENQKQGINPHNNIDPSQSVKIITGHVEQGTELAKEYNIPNLVAAGIREHHGSSVIQYFYHKALEKAKETGEDVKIEDYSYKGPKPQSKETAILMLADIIEATSRSMADTSPESLAAMIHKTIESRFTEGQFNECNLSIKELFKLEQAFLDSLDGTYHTRVKYPGQK